Proteins encoded by one window of Glycine soja cultivar W05 chromosome 15, ASM419377v2, whole genome shotgun sequence:
- the LOC114386478 gene encoding spermidine hydroxycinnamoyl transferase-like: MVTIVASYNVTPNQPTPKDPLWLSDSDLIGNLGHISVIYIYKAKHNTDTIERLRNSLSKILVYFYPVAGRLNLTKSGRIEVDCNAKGVRLLEAETTKTFGDYGDFSPSESTEELVPKVDNTQPREEIPLLLLQLTRFLGGDEGLAIGVTFAHPLIDATGLVHFINSWAKLARGEALEPNEMPLLNRTILKFQHQPSSSQVLGSSETEFDPHKQDLEKPIAQTPLGVERKKVSATILKLTSSHLERLKKKANDQPSKEGSRPYTRFEVVAAHIWRCASKARESGENHPTLVTFSVNFRNRLNPPLPQNYFGNALAKVVTPECYEGDIISNPLGFAAQKIREAAQMVTDESIRSQLHASLGQGQLNHIRAFFTGHAHSINIPFDVNHSIFLTSWMNMPVYESDFGWEKPLHFGIVSRAQVDRATILPSPDGDGVVITIFFQTALMELFLKFFFEDMDNMEI, from the coding sequence ATGGTAACCATTGTGGCTTCTTACAATGTCACTCCAAATCAACCAACTCCCAAGGATCCTTTATGGCTATCCGATAGTGACCTAATCGGCAACCTAGGTCACATATCCGTCATCTATATTTACAAAGCTAAACACAACACCGACACCATTGAGAGGTTGAGGAATTCGCTTAGCAAGATTTTGGTCTACTTCTATCCCGTAGCTGGCAGGTTGAACTTGACAAAAAGTGGTCGAATAGAAGTGGATTGTAATGCAAAAGGGGTGAGATTGCTTGAAGCTGAAACCACAAAAACATTTGGTGATTATGGAGATTTTTCACCCTCCGAGTCCACCGAGGAACTTGTTCCAAAAGTTGATAATACTCAACCCAGAGAGGAAATTCCCCTGCTGCTACTTCAATTAACAAGGTTCCTTGGTGGTGATGAAGGCCTTGCCATTGGAGTTACTTTCGCTCATCCTTTGATTGATGCCACCGGCCTCGTTCACTTCATCAATAGTTGGGCAAAGCTGGCTCGAGGAGAAGCACTAGAGCCTAATGAAATGCCTTTGCTCAATCGAACAATACTCAAATTCCAACACCAGCCATCATCCTCACAAGTCCTTGGTTCGAGTGAAACCGAGTTCGATCCACATAAGCAAGATCTCGAGAAGCCTATAGCACAAACACCGTTGGGAGTAGAGCGAAAGAAGGTAAGTGCTACAATCTTGAAACTCACATCAAGCCACCTGGAGAGGCTAAAGAAGAAGGCTAATGATCAACCTTCAAAAGAAGGGTCAAGACCTTATACCAGATTTGAAGTTGTTGCTGCTCATATATGGAGATGTGCATCCAAGGCTCGTGAATCTGGTGAGAACCACCCAACCCTAGTTACTTTTAGTGTTAATTTTCGCAATAGATTGAATCCTCCTCTCCCTCAGAATTATTTTGGGAATGCTCTGGCAAAAGTAGTGACACCCGAATGTTATGAGGGAGATATCATATCAAACCCATTAGGTTTTGCTGCTCAAAAGATAAGGGAAGCAGCTCAAATGGTTACGGATGAGTCTATAAGGTCACAACTACATGCTAGTTTAGGCCAAGGGCAACTGAATCACATAAGGGCTTTTTTCACGGGACATGCACACAGTATTAATATTCCTTTTGATGTGAATCATAGCATTTTCCTCACAAGCTGGATGAACATGCCAGTGTATGAATCAGATTTTGGTTGGGAAAAGCCTTTGCATTTTGGTATAGTAAGTCGGGCTCAAGTAGATAGGGCAACCATTCTTCCAAGCCCTGATGGGGATGGTGTTGTTATCACTATATTTTTCCAGACAGCACTTATGGAGCTTTTCTTAAAGTTCTTCTTCGAGGATATGGATAATATGGAGATATGA